One Tetrapisispora phaffii CBS 4417 chromosome 3, complete genome DNA segment encodes these proteins:
- the YFH1 gene encoding ferroxidase (similar to Saccharomyces cerevisiae YFH1 (YDL120W); ancestral locus Anc_2.309) — protein sequence MFRNSIIRFQRYVSHPVQKNISRSISSKILVLSAARNLTFKQLTVNNKVSQRAYASASTGGFQIPDEVKNLNIEVYHNVADQFLEELSENIEDISQNFPKDIPDVDLSHGVLTVTVHKFGTYVINKQPPNKQIWLASPISGPNRYDYYKGEWVSLRDNTKILDVLKKELTEAVPNAKISL from the coding sequence atgtttaGAAATAGCATTATTAGATTCCAGAGGTATGTCAGTCATCCagttcaaaaaaatataagcagatcaatttcatcaaaaataCTTGTTCTTTCAGCTGCTAGGAATTTAACTTTCAAGCAATTAACTGTGAATAATAAGGTGTCTCAAAGAGCATATGCAAGTGCATCCACAGGTGGGTTTCAAATACCAGATgaagttaaaaatttaaatatagaaGTGTACCATAATGTAGCAGATCAAtttttagaagaattatCCGAAAACATAGAGGATATTAGTCAAAATTTTCCAAAAGATATTCCTGACGTCGATTTAAGTCATGGAGTGTTGACAGTGACAGTTCATAAGTTTGGCACCTACGTTATTAATAAACAACCTCCAAACAAACAGATATGGCTGGCTTCGCCTATCTCGGGACCTAACAGATATGATTACTACAAAGGTGAATGGGTTTCTTTAAGAgataatacaaaaatattagacGTTCTTAAGAAAGAATTAACTGAAGCTGTCCCTAATGCAAAAATATCCTTATAA